One window of Papaver somniferum cultivar HN1 chromosome 9, ASM357369v1, whole genome shotgun sequence genomic DNA carries:
- the LOC113311632 gene encoding uncharacterized protein LOC113311632: MRTVLLGLPDDEDDIETNVIAAATLLETRSRRGIYQPFPKEVKTRQKVYRKRVDADARMMHQYFNFNCMYGPKKFKGRFALPRPLFLRILEKVCDYDHDFLQKTDACGILGHSSYMKMVAVMKHFAKGIAPDSLDDYTQMGASTIYHYALKFMDAIIWIFNGRYMRQPTAEDTKRILAENEARGFPGMLGSVDCFHWAWRAYPMDQAGSHSGYKPYPSVVLQAVATYDRWIWHSYFGLGGQNNDLNVLHASGLFDRQLNGASPTCHYQINNKNYEQGYYLGDGAYPMYGCIVQAYKPVSNNRESLFNHYQEAKRKDIKRAFGGLKGKFGIILKPCRYYKKSDMKAIMRGCLIMHNMCVELEYRNKDWGRITGDEPQPPIQGNVRLAPHVLYNPAVWGQLRLELTTHIWNRHGEGLRDGDIPNMVMDDALPEVAEGTTDLDTDEDQYESQSDGAFYENEE; the protein is encoded by the coding sequence ATGAGAACAGTTTTGTTGGGCCTaccggatgatgaagatgatatcgAGACGAATGTTATAGCAGCGGCTACACTTTTGGAGACTCGGAGTAGGCGAGGAATATATCAACCCTTCCCGAAAGAAGTCAAGACCCGTCAGAAAGTGTACAGAAAACGGGTAGATGCGGATGCTCGTATGATGCATCAATACTTCAACTTCAACTGTATGTATGGACCAAAGAAGTTCAAAGGTCGGTTTGCTTTGCCTCGTCCactttttttgagaattttagagAAAGTTTGTGATTATGACCATGATTTTCTCCAAAAAACGGATGCTTGCGGTATTCTTGGTCATAGTtcatatatgaaaatggttgccgTCATGAAACATTTTGCCAAAGGCATTGCACCGGATTCCTTAGATGATTACACACAAATGGGAGCCAGCACTATCTACCATTATGCTCTGAAGTTTATGGATGCAATTATTTGGATTTTTAATGGTCGATACATGCGTCAACCTACCGCTGAAGATACGAAAAGAATTTTAGCAGAAAATGAAGCTCGGGGATTTCCTGGTATGCTTGGTAGTGTCGATTGTTTTCACTGGGCATGGAGAGCATATCCAATGGATCAAGCAGGTTCCCACAGCGGCTATAAGCCATATCCCTCGGTTGTTTTGCAAGCGGTAGCAACATATGATAGATGGATATGGCATTCCTATTTTGGGTTGGGTGGGCAGAACAATGATCTTAATGTCTTGCATGCTTCTGGTTTGTTCGATAGACAGCTTAATGGTGCATCACCCACTTGTCATTATCAAATCAATAACAAGAATTACGAGCAGGGATACTACCTAGGAGATGGTGCGTATCCCATGTATGGTTGCATCGTGCAAGCATACAAACCCGTTTCAAACAATAGGGAATCTCTTTTCAATCATTACCAAGAAGCTAAAAGGAAGGACATAAAACGTGCATTTGGTGGTCTTAAAGGTAAGTTTGGAATTATATTGAAACCTTGTCGTTATTACAAAAAATCTGACATGAAGGCAATTATGAGGGGGTGCTTGATAATGCACAACATGTGTGTTGAGCTGGAATATCGGAATAAGGATTGGGGGAGGATCACGGGAGATGAACCTCAACCGCCAATTCAAGGAAATGTAAGGCTAGCTCCTCATGTATTGTACAACCCAGCGGTTTGGGGACAACTTCGATTGGAACTCACTACACACATATGGAACCGACATGGAGAAGGTTTGAGAGATGGTGATATTCCGAACATGGTTATGGATGATGCCTTGCCGGAAGTTGCTGAGGGTACGACCGACTTGGATACGGATGAAGACCAATACGAATCTCAATCAGATGGTGCATTTTATGAGAATGAAGAGTAG
- the LOC113314347 gene encoding basic form of pathogenesis-related protein 1-like gives MSFIVFLTLALSFHVSQAQTPQQQYLAAHNAARAEVNVGALVWDDNVAAYAANYANQRAGDCQLIHSGGRYGENLAGSSGNLAIGRAVNLWVSEKTMYDYQSNSCQGGDCRHYTQVVWRNSIRLGCASRTCNNGGTFVICSYDPPGNWARQRPY, from the coding sequence ATGAGTTTCATAGTATTTTTAACCCTTGCCTTGTCATTCCATGTCTCCCAAGCCCAAACCCCACAACAACAATATCTAGCCGCACATAATGCAGCTCGTGCCGAGGTTAATGTGGGAGCTCTCGTATGGGATGATAACGTTGCAGCATATGCTGCCAACTACGCTAACCAGAGAGCCGGTGACTGTCAACTTATTCATTCTGGTGGCCGATATGGAGAGAACCTCGCAGGGAGTTCTGGAAATCTTGCCATAGGTCGTGCTGTAAACTTGTGGGTATCCGAGAAAACTATGTACGACTACCAATCAAATTCATGTCAAGGAGGAGACTGTCGACACTATACACAAGTAGTTTGGAGAAACTCTATCCGCCTTGGGTGTGCGAGTCGGACTTGTAATAACGGTGGTACCTTTGTCATATGCAGCTATGATCCTCCAGGAAATTGGGCAAGACAACGTCCTTATTAG
- the LOC113314004 gene encoding E3 SUMO-protein ligase SIZ1-like isoform X2, which translates to MDLASTCKDKLTYFRIKELKDVLTKLGVAKQGKKQDLIDRILGLIADEQVSKPHGWPKKHSIGKEGIIKIIDDTYRKMQIPGATDLASKGHSDVDINHTKLKEEGEDSIQLNMKVQCVCGSSLPNESMIQCEHPGCRVWQHIGCVIIPEKPTEGVPPTPPQFYCQICRINRADPFWVTVAQPLLPVKLTVTSLPADGTNPVQTVEKTFQLTRVDRELVQKGEYDVQVWCMLLNDKVTFRMQWPQYSDLQVNGMAVRTINRPGPQLLGANGRDDGPAITTCTREGMNKIFLSGCDARVFCLGVRIARRRTVQQVLRMIPKESEGEPFDDALARVCRCIGGGNAAENADSDSDLEVVADSVTVNLRCPMSGSRMKVAGRFKPCAHMGCFDLHVFVELNQRSRKWQCPICLKNYSLEHVIIDPYFNRIATLMRDCGEDVTEIDVNPDGSWRAKNEHERKDLAQWHSPSGSLRGPVDEAGKSELENSKIKQEVHSEGHNGLRIGIKKNPNGKWELNRPEGQTVSSENRLLVKLENPKVIPGTSSATGSCRDGEDPSVNQDGGGQFDFSTNNGNDLDAISLNFDPTCTVGNRMPFEPLGGVIVLSDSEDENENVTGTAYESHSANTAGIPYSAPPLAMPDSYPNDAELGTSGGCLGLFNSNCDDFEIPLWQLPSGTQAGPGFQLFGTETNVSDSFVDVQQTSVPNMNGFALGSDMAMGSDTQALDSNYELNGGLVDNPLTFGRDDPSLQIFLPSHPADTSVRTDYRDQPETPNGALNDDWISLRLGGGGGGSGGSGSAGSIGRNESRTTNGLSSRHQVASKEGGIENLANTASLKLSMNNDRTDKTGTKRQLSDSLFSHPRQPRSARPRILSMDSPSE; encoded by the exons ATGGATTTAGCATCCACTTGCAAG GACAAGTTAACATATTTTAGAATTAAAGAGCTTAAAGATGTGCTGACTAAGTTAGGTGTTGCAAAGCAAGGGAAAAAACAG GACCTTATTGACAGAATTTTAGGTTTGATTGCCGATGAGCAAG TATCAAAGCCACATGGTTGGCCAAAGAAACATTCTATCGGGAAAGAAGGGATTATAAAAATTATTGATGATACTTACag AAAAATGCAGATTCCTGGGGCTACTGATTTAGCTTCAAAGGGGCATAGCGATGTGGATATCAACCATACAAAACTAAAGGAGGAAGGTGaggattcgattcaattgaacaTGAAGGTTCAGTGCGTGTGTGGAAGTTCCTTGCCCAATGAGTCAATGATCCAG TGTGAGCATCCAGGATGTCGTGTGTGGCAACACATTGGTTGTGTCATCATCCCGGAGAAACCAACAGAGGGTGTTCCACCAACTCCACCTCAGTTCTATTGTCAAATTTGCCGAATCAATCGTGCTGATCC CTTTTGGGTGACTGTGGCACAGCCATTACTTCCTGTGAAATTGACTGTCACTAGTCTTCCAGCAGATGG AACAAATCCAGTGCAGACTGTGGAGAAAACATTTCAGCTAACAAGGGTAGATAGAGAGTTAGTACAGAAAGGAGAATATGATGTACAG GTTTGGTGTATGCTTCTCAATGATAAGGTTACATTTAGGATGCAATGGCCACAATATTCAGATCTCCAGGTTAATG GTATGGCAGTTAGGACTATTAATAGGCCTGGTCCTCAGCTGTTAGGAGCCAATGGTCGTGATGATGGCCCAGCT ATAACAACTTGCACCAGGGAGGGGATGAATAAGATATTTCTTTCAGGGTGTGATGCCCGTGTTTTTTGTTTGGGTGTTAGAATTGCAAGGAGGCGTACAGTTCAACAA GTTCTAAGAATGATTCCTAAGGAATCAGAAGGCGAGCCTTTTGATGATGCACTTGCTCGTGTTTGCCGTTGCATTGGGGGTGGAAATGCTGCAGAAAATGCTGATAGTGATAGTGATTTGGAAGTTGTTGCGGATTCAGTTACCGTCAATCTTCGTTGTCCC ATGAGTGGTTCTAGAATGAAGGTTGCTGGAAGGTTTAAACCTTGTGCTCACATGGGTTGTTTTGATCTTCATGTTTTTGTTGAACTTAACCAGCGGTCTAGGAAG TGGCAGTGCCCCATTTGCCTTAAAAACTACTCGTTGGAGCATGTCATCATTGACCCGTATTTCAACCGTATCGCTACTCTG ATGCGCGATTGTGGAGAAGATGTTACTGAGATTGATGTAAATCCTGATGGTTCGTGGCGTGCAAAGAATGAACATGAACGGAAGGATCTTGCTCAATGGCACTCTCCTAGTGGTTCTCTCCGTGGTCCTGTAGATGAAGCAGGAAAATCTGAGCTGGAAAACTCCAAGATCAAGCAAGAAGTACATTCTGAAGGACATAATGGTTTGAGAATTGGAATCAAGAAGAACCCGAATGGGAAATGGGAACTTAATAGACCAGAAGGGCAGACTGTATCTTCTGAAAACCGGTTACTAGTGAAACTGGAAAACCCAAAGGTAATACCTGGGACTAGCAGTGCTACTGGAAGTTGTAGGGATGGTGAAGATCCAAGTGTTAATCAGGATGGAGGGGGGCAATTTGATTTCTCTACTAACAATGGCAACGACCTCGATGCTATTTCTCTCAACTTCGACCCGACTTGTACAGTTGGGAACAGAATGCCATTTGAACCATTAGGTGGTGTCATTGTTCTCAGTGATTCAGAGGATGAAAATGAGAATGTGACTGGAACTGCGTATGAATCTCATTCGGCGAACACCGCTGGGATACCTTATTCTGCCCCACCTCTTGCAATGCCCGATTCATATCCAAATGATGCTGAACTAGGTACGAGTGGCGGTTGTCTAGGTCTTTTCAACAGTAATTGTGATGATTTTGAGATTCCCCTCTGGCAGTTGCCGTCTGGTACTCAAGCAGGTCCTGGATTCCAACTTTTTGGAACAGAAACAAATGTTTCAGATTCTTTTGTCGATGTGCAGCAGACCTCAGTTCCCAATATGAACGGATTTGCTCTGGGTTCTGACATGGCCATGGGATCTGATACACAAGCCCTAGATTCGAATTATGAGTTGAATGGTGGGCTGGTCGACAACCCCTTGACATTTGGTAGGGATGACCCGTCATTGCAAATTTTCCTTCCCTCCCATCCAGCAGACACGTCTGTACGGACAGATTATAGAGACCAACCTGAAACACCGAATGGCGCACTTAATGATGACTGGATTTCTCTTCGGCTTGGGGGTGGAGGCGGTGGAAGCGGTGGCAGTGGAAGCGCCGGCAGCATTGGTCGTAATGAATCAAGAACTACAAATGGTTTGAGTTCAAGACATCAGGTTGCATCCAAGGAGGGTGGAATTGAAAATTTAGCCAATACAG CATCTTTGAAACTAAGCATGAACAACGACAGAACTGACAAGACTGGTACAAAGAGACAATTATCTGATAGTCTGTTTTCACATCCTCGCCAACCAAGGTCTGCTAGGCCACGGATTCTTTCCATGGATTCCCCTTCTGAATAG
- the LOC113314004 gene encoding E3 SUMO-protein ligase SIZ1-like isoform X1: MDLASTCKVKDKLTYFRIKELKDVLTKLGVAKQGKKQDLIDRILGLIADEQVSKPHGWPKKHSIGKEGIIKIIDDTYRKMQIPGATDLASKGHSDVDINHTKLKEEGEDSIQLNMKVQCVCGSSLPNESMIQCEHPGCRVWQHIGCVIIPEKPTEGVPPTPPQFYCQICRINRADPFWVTVAQPLLPVKLTVTSLPADGTNPVQTVEKTFQLTRVDRELVQKGEYDVQVWCMLLNDKVTFRMQWPQYSDLQVNGMAVRTINRPGPQLLGANGRDDGPAITTCTREGMNKIFLSGCDARVFCLGVRIARRRTVQQVLRMIPKESEGEPFDDALARVCRCIGGGNAAENADSDSDLEVVADSVTVNLRCPMSGSRMKVAGRFKPCAHMGCFDLHVFVELNQRSRKWQCPICLKNYSLEHVIIDPYFNRIATLMRDCGEDVTEIDVNPDGSWRAKNEHERKDLAQWHSPSGSLRGPVDEAGKSELENSKIKQEVHSEGHNGLRIGIKKNPNGKWELNRPEGQTVSSENRLLVKLENPKVIPGTSSATGSCRDGEDPSVNQDGGGQFDFSTNNGNDLDAISLNFDPTCTVGNRMPFEPLGGVIVLSDSEDENENVTGTAYESHSANTAGIPYSAPPLAMPDSYPNDAELGTSGGCLGLFNSNCDDFEIPLWQLPSGTQAGPGFQLFGTETNVSDSFVDVQQTSVPNMNGFALGSDMAMGSDTQALDSNYELNGGLVDNPLTFGRDDPSLQIFLPSHPADTSVRTDYRDQPETPNGALNDDWISLRLGGGGGGSGGSGSAGSIGRNESRTTNGLSSRHQVASKEGGIENLANTASLKLSMNNDRTDKTGTKRQLSDSLFSHPRQPRSARPRILSMDSPSE, translated from the exons ATGGATTTAGCATCCACTTGCAAGGTAAAG GACAAGTTAACATATTTTAGAATTAAAGAGCTTAAAGATGTGCTGACTAAGTTAGGTGTTGCAAAGCAAGGGAAAAAACAG GACCTTATTGACAGAATTTTAGGTTTGATTGCCGATGAGCAAG TATCAAAGCCACATGGTTGGCCAAAGAAACATTCTATCGGGAAAGAAGGGATTATAAAAATTATTGATGATACTTACag AAAAATGCAGATTCCTGGGGCTACTGATTTAGCTTCAAAGGGGCATAGCGATGTGGATATCAACCATACAAAACTAAAGGAGGAAGGTGaggattcgattcaattgaacaTGAAGGTTCAGTGCGTGTGTGGAAGTTCCTTGCCCAATGAGTCAATGATCCAG TGTGAGCATCCAGGATGTCGTGTGTGGCAACACATTGGTTGTGTCATCATCCCGGAGAAACCAACAGAGGGTGTTCCACCAACTCCACCTCAGTTCTATTGTCAAATTTGCCGAATCAATCGTGCTGATCC CTTTTGGGTGACTGTGGCACAGCCATTACTTCCTGTGAAATTGACTGTCACTAGTCTTCCAGCAGATGG AACAAATCCAGTGCAGACTGTGGAGAAAACATTTCAGCTAACAAGGGTAGATAGAGAGTTAGTACAGAAAGGAGAATATGATGTACAG GTTTGGTGTATGCTTCTCAATGATAAGGTTACATTTAGGATGCAATGGCCACAATATTCAGATCTCCAGGTTAATG GTATGGCAGTTAGGACTATTAATAGGCCTGGTCCTCAGCTGTTAGGAGCCAATGGTCGTGATGATGGCCCAGCT ATAACAACTTGCACCAGGGAGGGGATGAATAAGATATTTCTTTCAGGGTGTGATGCCCGTGTTTTTTGTTTGGGTGTTAGAATTGCAAGGAGGCGTACAGTTCAACAA GTTCTAAGAATGATTCCTAAGGAATCAGAAGGCGAGCCTTTTGATGATGCACTTGCTCGTGTTTGCCGTTGCATTGGGGGTGGAAATGCTGCAGAAAATGCTGATAGTGATAGTGATTTGGAAGTTGTTGCGGATTCAGTTACCGTCAATCTTCGTTGTCCC ATGAGTGGTTCTAGAATGAAGGTTGCTGGAAGGTTTAAACCTTGTGCTCACATGGGTTGTTTTGATCTTCATGTTTTTGTTGAACTTAACCAGCGGTCTAGGAAG TGGCAGTGCCCCATTTGCCTTAAAAACTACTCGTTGGAGCATGTCATCATTGACCCGTATTTCAACCGTATCGCTACTCTG ATGCGCGATTGTGGAGAAGATGTTACTGAGATTGATGTAAATCCTGATGGTTCGTGGCGTGCAAAGAATGAACATGAACGGAAGGATCTTGCTCAATGGCACTCTCCTAGTGGTTCTCTCCGTGGTCCTGTAGATGAAGCAGGAAAATCTGAGCTGGAAAACTCCAAGATCAAGCAAGAAGTACATTCTGAAGGACATAATGGTTTGAGAATTGGAATCAAGAAGAACCCGAATGGGAAATGGGAACTTAATAGACCAGAAGGGCAGACTGTATCTTCTGAAAACCGGTTACTAGTGAAACTGGAAAACCCAAAGGTAATACCTGGGACTAGCAGTGCTACTGGAAGTTGTAGGGATGGTGAAGATCCAAGTGTTAATCAGGATGGAGGGGGGCAATTTGATTTCTCTACTAACAATGGCAACGACCTCGATGCTATTTCTCTCAACTTCGACCCGACTTGTACAGTTGGGAACAGAATGCCATTTGAACCATTAGGTGGTGTCATTGTTCTCAGTGATTCAGAGGATGAAAATGAGAATGTGACTGGAACTGCGTATGAATCTCATTCGGCGAACACCGCTGGGATACCTTATTCTGCCCCACCTCTTGCAATGCCCGATTCATATCCAAATGATGCTGAACTAGGTACGAGTGGCGGTTGTCTAGGTCTTTTCAACAGTAATTGTGATGATTTTGAGATTCCCCTCTGGCAGTTGCCGTCTGGTACTCAAGCAGGTCCTGGATTCCAACTTTTTGGAACAGAAACAAATGTTTCAGATTCTTTTGTCGATGTGCAGCAGACCTCAGTTCCCAATATGAACGGATTTGCTCTGGGTTCTGACATGGCCATGGGATCTGATACACAAGCCCTAGATTCGAATTATGAGTTGAATGGTGGGCTGGTCGACAACCCCTTGACATTTGGTAGGGATGACCCGTCATTGCAAATTTTCCTTCCCTCCCATCCAGCAGACACGTCTGTACGGACAGATTATAGAGACCAACCTGAAACACCGAATGGCGCACTTAATGATGACTGGATTTCTCTTCGGCTTGGGGGTGGAGGCGGTGGAAGCGGTGGCAGTGGAAGCGCCGGCAGCATTGGTCGTAATGAATCAAGAACTACAAATGGTTTGAGTTCAAGACATCAGGTTGCATCCAAGGAGGGTGGAATTGAAAATTTAGCCAATACAG CATCTTTGAAACTAAGCATGAACAACGACAGAACTGACAAGACTGGTACAAAGAGACAATTATCTGATAGTCTGTTTTCACATCCTCGCCAACCAAGGTCTGCTAGGCCACGGATTCTTTCCATGGATTCCCCTTCTGAATAG
- the LOC113313431 gene encoding uncharacterized protein LOC113313431 gives MRTKPITSPGRTEKFPPPLMRFLRSNGGSKSTRRTSSSSTRSSPLFIRKKNSANVETTTQEPTSPKVTCMGQVRAKKKSKNGSRSKDSSPNKWFCWSWSWKSKKKSLFFCNCSCSFCSKSVFRSWFLCCSSQDKVDETVLEVGRNEEPRDKQEEVEDEDEEEESKGFVSTTAAGSHSPPKNALFLMRCRSDPCKNSSMSMFSRFSDSSTDQNYITNTESSKEIEKPTLENLVTDYEEKIESCETSSSSSERRRSSSTVIKDEVVSVVDDEEKEEGVPLTLTRCKSEPTFTRLMKVDDETENQKKRNSESK, from the coding sequence ATGAGAACAAAACCCATCACAAGTCCAGGCAGAACGGAGAAATTCCCACCACCATTAATGAGATTTTTAAGAAGTAATGGAGGAAGTAAAAGTACTAgaagaacatcttcatcttctactCGTTCAAGTCCACTGTTTATCAGAAAAAAGAATAGTGCTAATGTTGAAACTACTACTCAAGAACCCACTTCTCCAAAAGTTACTTGTATGGGTCAAGTTAGAGctaagaaaaaatctaaaaatggaAGCAGAAGCAAAGATTCATCACCAAATAAATGGTTttgttggagttggagttggaagagtaagaaaaaatctctgtttttctgtaattgTTCTTGTTCTTTTTGTTCTAAATCTGTTTTTAGAAGTTGGTTCTTGTGTTGTTCATCACAAGATAAAGTTGATGAAACTGTGCTTGAAGTTGGGAGAAATGAAGAACCAAGAGATAAACAGGAAGAggttgaggatgaagatgaagaagaagaaagcaagGGTTTTGTGAGTACAACAGCAGCAGGATCACATTCACCACCAAAGAATGCATTGTTTCTAATGAGATGCAGGTCAGATCCATGTAAAAATTCCTCAATGTCAATGTTCAGTAGATTTAGTGATAGTAGTACAGATCAAAATTATATTACCAATACTGAAAGTAGTAAAGAAATTGAGAAACCCACATTGGAAAATCTAGTAACTGATTACGAGGAAAAGATTGAGtcatgtgaaacttcatcaaGTAGCAGTGAGAGGAGAAGAAGTAGCAGTACAGTAATCAAAGATGAAGTAGTATCagtagtagatgatgaagaaaaggaagaaggaGTACCACTGACATTAACAAGATGTAAATCAGAACCAACATTTACAAGATTAATGAAAGTTGATGATGAAACTGAGAATCAGAAGAAGAGAAATTCAGAGTctaaatga